In Streptomyces sp. SN-593, a single genomic region encodes these proteins:
- a CDS encoding SigE family RNA polymerase sigma factor, protein MAASSGVLEFEEYVRTRQDALLRSARRLVPDPVDAQDLVQTALVRTYPRWDGIADKRLADAYMRRVMINTRTEWWRSRRLEEVPTGDLPERSVDDGAEQHADREMLRDVLRVLAPQQRQVVLLRHYGQLSTEETARALGMSAGTVKSTLHRALARLRHELEHGGYGYRRRESRCAA, encoded by the coding sequence ATGGCGGCGAGCAGCGGGGTTCTGGAGTTCGAGGAGTACGTACGGACCCGGCAGGACGCCCTGCTGCGCAGCGCCCGCCGGCTGGTGCCCGACCCGGTGGACGCGCAGGACCTGGTACAGACCGCCCTGGTGCGCACCTACCCGCGCTGGGACGGCATCGCCGACAAGCGGCTCGCGGACGCCTACATGCGCCGCGTGATGATCAACACCCGGACCGAGTGGTGGCGCAGCCGGCGGCTGGAGGAGGTGCCGACCGGCGACCTGCCGGAGCGGAGCGTCGACGACGGCGCCGAGCAGCACGCCGACCGGGAGATGCTGCGCGACGTGCTGCGGGTGCTGGCACCGCAGCAGCGTCAGGTGGTGCTCCTGCGGCACTACGGCCAGCTCAGCACCGAGGAGACGGCCCGGGCGCTCGGAATGTCGGCGGGTACCGTGAAGAGCACCCTGCACCGGGCACTGGCCCGACTGCGCCACGAGCTGGAGCACGGCGGGTACGGATACAGGCGGAGGGAGAGCCGGTGCGCCGCGTAG
- a CDS encoding A/G-specific adenine glycosylase, with amino-acid sequence MSAPAPGPGPTPGPASVSASVPAAPVPVDLPATGALHGAVIDWFDEHARDLPWRRPDAGAWSVMVSEFMLQQTPVNRVLPVHAEWLERWPRPADLATESAGEAVRAWGRLGYPRRALRLHAAATAIAQQHGGEVPREHSELLALPGIGEYTAAAVASFAYGRRHIVLDTNVRRVFARLATGVEYPPNATTAAERRLAAALLPDDEGTAARWAAATMELGALVCAARSPRCGSCPVADRCAWRLAGSPAHEGPPRRGQTYAGTDRQVRGRLLAILRASRTPVPRALLDTAWSEPVQRARALDGLLADGLVERLPDDHYRLPA; translated from the coding sequence GTGTCGGCGCCCGCGCCCGGACCCGGGCCGACGCCAGGGCCTGCGTCCGTGTCCGCGTCCGTTCCGGCGGCACCCGTACCCGTCGACCTGCCCGCCACCGGGGCCCTGCACGGCGCGGTGATCGACTGGTTCGACGAGCACGCGCGGGACCTGCCCTGGCGACGGCCCGACGCGGGCGCCTGGTCGGTGATGGTGAGCGAGTTCATGCTCCAGCAGACCCCGGTGAACCGGGTGCTGCCGGTGCACGCGGAGTGGCTGGAGCGGTGGCCGCGCCCGGCCGACCTCGCCACCGAGTCCGCGGGCGAGGCGGTACGCGCCTGGGGGCGGCTCGGCTACCCGCGCCGCGCCCTGCGGCTGCACGCCGCCGCGACGGCCATAGCGCAACAGCACGGCGGCGAAGTCCCCCGCGAGCACAGTGAGTTGCTGGCCCTGCCGGGCATCGGCGAGTACACCGCGGCGGCCGTGGCGTCGTTCGCGTACGGGCGGCGGCACATCGTGCTCGACACGAATGTGCGACGGGTCTTCGCCCGCCTGGCCACCGGTGTGGAGTACCCGCCGAACGCCACCACGGCCGCGGAGCGCCGGCTCGCGGCCGCGCTGCTGCCCGACGACGAGGGCACCGCCGCGCGGTGGGCCGCGGCCACCATGGAACTGGGCGCCCTGGTGTGCGCGGCGCGCTCACCGCGCTGCGGGAGCTGCCCCGTGGCCGACCGCTGCGCGTGGCGGCTGGCCGGCTCGCCCGCGCACGAGGGCCCGCCGCGGCGCGGCCAGACGTACGCCGGCACCGACCGGCAGGTGCGCGGCCGGCTGCTGGCGATCCTGCGGGCCAGCCGCACCCCGGTCCCGCGTGCCCTGCTCGACACCGCCTGGAGCGAACCGGTGCAGCGCGCCCGCGCCCTCGACGGCCTCCTCGCCGACGGCCTGGTGGAGCGGCTGCCCGACGACCACTACCGCCTGCCGGCCTGA
- the disA gene encoding DNA integrity scanning diadenylate cyclase DisA → MAANDRAGGSAPARRAAGDSSGRAGGGTGGDGGLMRASLSAVAPGTALRDGLERIVRGNTGGLIVLGMDKTVESLCTGGFVLDVEFTATRLRELCKLDGALILDKDITKILRAGVQLVPDPTIPTEETGTRHRTADRVSRQVNFPVVSVSQSMRLIALYVDGQRRVLEDSAAILSRANQALATLERYKLRLDEVAGTLSALEIEDLVTVRDVTAVAQRLEMVRRIATEIAEYVVELGTDGRLLALQLDELIAGVEPERELVARDYVPEPTAKRSRTVAEALAELDALPQNELIELTTVARALGYTGSPESLDSAVSPRGYRLLAKVPRLPNTVIERLVEHFGGLQKLLAASVDDLQAVEGVGEARARSVREGLSRLAESSILERYV, encoded by the coding sequence GTGGCAGCCAACGACCGGGCAGGGGGCTCCGCCCCGGCTCGTAGGGCAGCGGGCGACTCCTCCGGGCGCGCCGGCGGCGGCACGGGCGGCGACGGCGGCCTGATGCGTGCCTCGCTCAGCGCGGTCGCCCCGGGCACGGCCCTGCGGGACGGCCTGGAGCGGATCGTCCGCGGCAACACCGGCGGTCTGATCGTCCTCGGCATGGACAAGACCGTCGAGTCGCTGTGCACCGGCGGCTTCGTGCTGGACGTGGAGTTCACCGCGACCCGGCTGCGCGAGCTGTGCAAGCTCGACGGCGCCCTCATCCTCGACAAGGACATCACCAAGATCCTGCGGGCCGGCGTGCAACTCGTGCCGGACCCGACCATCCCCACCGAGGAGACCGGCACCCGGCACCGCACCGCGGACCGGGTCAGCCGCCAGGTCAACTTCCCCGTGGTGTCGGTCAGCCAGTCGATGCGGCTGATCGCGCTCTACGTCGACGGGCAGCGCCGCGTGCTGGAGGACTCCGCCGCGATCCTCTCCCGCGCCAACCAGGCCCTGGCCACCCTGGAGCGCTACAAGCTCCGGCTCGACGAGGTGGCCGGCACGCTGTCGGCGCTGGAGATCGAGGACCTGGTGACGGTGCGCGATGTCACCGCCGTGGCCCAGCGGTTGGAGATGGTGCGCCGCATCGCCACCGAGATCGCCGAGTACGTCGTGGAGTTGGGCACCGACGGGCGCCTGCTCGCCCTCCAGCTCGACGAGTTGATCGCCGGTGTCGAGCCCGAGCGCGAGCTCGTCGCGCGCGACTACGTCCCCGAGCCGACCGCCAAGCGCAGCCGTACCGTCGCCGAGGCGCTCGCCGAACTGGACGCGCTCCCGCAGAACGAGCTGATCGAACTGACCACGGTGGCCCGCGCACTGGGCTACACCGGCTCCCCCGAGTCGCTCGACTCCGCGGTCTCGCCGCGCGGTTACCGGCTGCTGGCGAAGGTGCCGCGACTGCCCAACACCGTCATCGAGCGGCTGGTCGAGCACTTCGGCGGCCTTCAGAAGCTGCTGGCCGCCAGCGTGGACGACCTCCAGGCCGTCGAGGGCGTCGGCGAGGCGCGGGCGCGCTCGGTCCGCGAGGGCCTGTCCCGGCTGGCCGAGTCCTCGATCCTCGAACGGTACGTGTAG
- the radA gene encoding DNA repair protein RadA, with the protein MATRKPASKDRPSYRCTECGWTTVKWLGRCGECQAWGTVEEFGGAPAVRTTAPGRVTAAARPIAQVDGTQATARSTGVPELDRVLGGGLVPGAVVLLAGEPGVGKSTLLLDVAAKASGPQTPTLYVTGEESASQVRLRADRIGALADHLYLAAETDLSAVLGHLDDVKPSLLVLDSVQTVASPEIDGAPGGMAQVREVAGALIRASKERGMATLLVGHVTKDGAIAGPRLLEHLVDVVLSFEGDRHARLRLIRGVKNRYGATEEVGCFELHDEGITGLADPSGLFLTRRDEPVPGTCLTVTLEGRRPLVAEVQALTVDTQIPSPRRTTSGLENSRVSMMLAVLEQRGRIKAIGKQDIYTATVGGVRLTEPAADLAVALALASAAIDTPLPKNLVAVGEVGLAGEVRRVTGVQRRLSEAHRLGFTHALVPPDPGKIPAGMRVTEVSDVSDALRALPRRSTGRP; encoded by the coding sequence ATGGCCACCCGCAAACCCGCGTCCAAGGACCGCCCCTCCTACCGCTGCACCGAGTGCGGCTGGACCACGGTGAAGTGGCTCGGCCGCTGCGGCGAGTGCCAGGCGTGGGGCACCGTCGAGGAGTTCGGCGGCGCGCCGGCGGTCCGCACCACCGCCCCGGGCCGGGTGACGGCGGCCGCCCGCCCGATCGCGCAGGTCGACGGCACCCAGGCCACCGCGCGCTCCACCGGCGTGCCCGAACTGGACCGGGTACTCGGAGGCGGCCTGGTGCCCGGGGCCGTCGTCCTGCTCGCCGGCGAGCCCGGGGTGGGCAAGTCCACGCTGCTGCTCGACGTGGCGGCGAAGGCGTCGGGCCCGCAGACCCCCACGCTCTACGTGACCGGCGAGGAGTCCGCCTCCCAGGTGCGGCTGCGCGCCGACCGGATCGGCGCCCTCGCCGACCACCTCTACCTCGCCGCCGAGACCGACCTGTCCGCGGTCCTCGGCCACCTCGACGACGTCAAGCCGTCCCTGCTGGTCCTCGACTCCGTGCAGACCGTCGCCTCGCCGGAGATCGACGGCGCGCCCGGCGGCATGGCCCAGGTCCGCGAGGTCGCCGGCGCCCTGATCCGGGCGTCCAAGGAGCGCGGCATGGCCACGCTCCTGGTGGGCCACGTCACCAAGGACGGCGCGATCGCCGGGCCCCGGCTGCTGGAGCACCTGGTCGACGTCGTGCTGAGCTTCGAGGGCGACCGGCACGCCCGGCTGCGGCTGATCCGCGGGGTCAAGAACCGCTACGGCGCGACGGAGGAGGTCGGCTGCTTCGAGCTCCACGACGAGGGCATCACCGGTCTCGCCGACCCGTCGGGGCTGTTCCTCACCCGGCGCGACGAGCCGGTGCCCGGCACCTGCCTGACGGTCACGCTCGAAGGGCGCCGGCCCCTGGTCGCGGAGGTGCAGGCGCTCACCGTGGACACCCAGATCCCCTCACCGCGGCGCACCACGTCCGGCCTGGAGAACTCCCGGGTGTCCATGATGCTGGCCGTCCTGGAGCAGCGCGGGCGGATCAAGGCGATCGGCAAGCAGGACATCTACACGGCCACCGTCGGCGGAGTGCGGCTCACCGAGCCCGCGGCCGACCTGGCGGTGGCGCTGGCGCTGGCCAGTGCCGCGATCGACACGCCCCTGCCGAAGAACCTCGTGGCCGTCGGCGAGGTCGGCCTCGCGGGCGAGGTGCGCCGGGTCACCGGTGTGCAGCGGCGCCTGTCCGAGGCCCACCGGCTCGGCTTCACGCACGCGCTCGTCCCGCCGGACCCCGGGAAGATCCCCGCGGGGATGCGCGTGACCGAGGTCTCCGACGTCTCCGACGCCCTGCGCGCCCTCCCCCGCCGCTCCACGGGGCGCCCCTGA
- a CDS encoding BACON domain-containing protein produces the protein MSRHGTPNPTQSTGAHRKHRAPSGRPCADAEPERAGRGPGGRREGRTARPQGTLPMQPPAHYEPYLDGLFTYCLSILCEHDAAAGALGEALALGERQRVRLRDPGLRRPWLYALARWVCLRRLAAGRPVAPHTSEPVAEQRRAQLASLAWPESAGTTPEQREALELAVRHQLAPREVALVVGLDADAARTRLARAACEVERTRTAMAVVDTGRCPEVAQLAGDTRVLLGTTLRTELVRHVDDCPACRRTAERVVADGPWPGAADAAAVLPLVEAPRSASYAAMLHAMDTGFGRVRESTPRFDRRGFPADLGDKAARRAVLRHRAVTTTVVAAVVAAPVLAVWAAYRATPLGEGAHDGPSATAPDGIDGVPYEKAGNAGPSPDARTVQPGSGAPSSAGTPQDTTVAVTGGSAPPASSVSRGAGWLEVAARPGTEATYVTLTAGGGAPVEWSAATSAYWLEFSARSGTLKPGETVTLVIRVDHSLEPSGSWSARIRFTPGDATVTLQGSSRRSTPPTSASPTGGTTPPSSPPPTSSSPPPSSAPPTESPTPTGTATASPSETPSG, from the coding sequence ATGAGCAGGCACGGAACCCCCAACCCGACGCAGAGCACCGGAGCGCACCGCAAACACCGTGCTCCGTCCGGACGGCCGTGTGCCGACGCGGAGCCGGAGCGGGCCGGCCGCGGGCCCGGCGGCCGCCGCGAGGGCCGCACCGCCCGGCCGCAGGGCACGCTGCCGATGCAGCCGCCGGCGCACTACGAGCCGTACCTGGACGGCCTGTTCACCTACTGCCTGTCCATCCTGTGCGAGCACGACGCGGCCGCCGGCGCGCTCGGCGAGGCGCTGGCGCTGGGCGAGCGGCAGCGGGTCCGGCTGCGCGACCCCGGCCTGCGCAGGCCGTGGCTGTACGCCCTCGCGCGGTGGGTGTGCCTGCGCCGGCTCGCCGCCGGCAGGCCGGTCGCGCCGCACACCTCGGAGCCGGTCGCCGAACAGCGGCGGGCCCAACTCGCGTCGCTGGCCTGGCCGGAGTCGGCCGGCACCACCCCGGAGCAGCGCGAGGCGCTGGAGCTGGCGGTGCGCCACCAGCTCGCGCCGCGCGAGGTGGCCCTCGTGGTCGGGCTCGACGCGGACGCGGCCAGGACCCGGCTGGCGCGGGCCGCCTGCGAGGTGGAGCGGACCCGTACGGCGATGGCCGTCGTGGACACCGGCCGCTGCCCGGAGGTGGCGCAACTGGCCGGCGACACCCGCGTGCTGCTCGGCACCACCCTGCGGACCGAGCTGGTCCGCCACGTCGACGACTGCCCGGCCTGCCGCCGCACCGCCGAGCGGGTCGTCGCCGACGGCCCGTGGCCGGGCGCGGCCGACGCCGCGGCGGTGCTGCCGCTGGTGGAGGCCCCGCGCTCGGCGTCGTACGCGGCGATGCTGCACGCCATGGACACCGGGTTCGGCCGGGTCCGGGAGTCCACGCCGCGCTTCGACCGGCGCGGCTTCCCCGCCGACCTGGGGGACAAGGCCGCCCGGCGGGCGGTGCTGCGGCACCGCGCGGTGACCACCACGGTGGTCGCGGCGGTCGTGGCCGCTCCGGTGCTCGCGGTGTGGGCCGCCTACCGGGCCACGCCGCTGGGCGAGGGCGCGCACGACGGGCCCAGCGCGACCGCGCCGGACGGGATCGACGGGGTGCCCTACGAGAAGGCGGGGAACGCCGGACCGTCGCCGGACGCCCGCACCGTGCAGCCCGGCTCCGGGGCGCCGTCGTCCGCCGGGACACCGCAGGACACCACCGTGGCGGTCACCGGGGGCAGCGCGCCGCCGGCCTCGTCGGTGTCCCGGGGAGCCGGCTGGCTGGAGGTGGCGGCGCGGCCGGGGACCGAGGCCACGTACGTCACGCTCACCGCCGGCGGGGGCGCGCCGGTGGAGTGGAGCGCGGCCACCTCCGCCTACTGGCTGGAGTTCTCCGCGCGTTCGGGCACCTTGAAGCCAGGGGAAACGGTCACTCTTGTGATCCGGGTGGACCACTCCCTGGAGCCGTCGGGTTCGTGGTCGGCGCGCATCCGGTTCACGCCGGGGGACGCCACCGTCACGCTGCAGGGCTCCTCCCGGCGCTCCACGCCGCCGACCTCCGCGTCACCGACCGGGGGGACCACACCGCCCAGCTCCCCGCCGCCGACCTCGTCCTCTCCGCCGCCGAGCAGCGCCCCTCCGACGGAGTCGCCCACGCCGACCGGAACCGCGACGGCCTCCCCGTCGGAGACGCCCTCGGGCTGA
- a CDS encoding Ppx/GppA phosphatase family protein, giving the protein MRLGVLDVGSNTVHLLVVDAHPGARPLPAYSHKAELRLAELLDVRGTIGRVGIDRLVGTVADAMRVAEDKGVEDVLAFATSAVREAANGEEVLSRVERETGVRLTVLSGADEARLTFLAVRRWFGWSAGRLLVLDIGGGSLEVAFGMDEYPDAAVSLPLGAGRLTGSWLPADPPAADDVRALRKHVRAEIARAVPDFARHGRADHAVGTSKTFRQLARIGGAARSADGLYMQRTLRRDVLEDWVPRLAAMTAGKRAELPGVSEGRARQLLAGALVAEGAMDLFEIDELEICPWALREGVILRKLDVMVGEVAGAARDQAVEERRGAARA; this is encoded by the coding sequence ATGCGACTGGGAGTGCTCGACGTGGGGTCCAACACCGTTCACCTGTTGGTGGTGGACGCGCACCCGGGCGCGCGCCCGCTGCCCGCGTACTCGCACAAGGCCGAGCTGCGGCTCGCCGAACTGCTCGACGTGCGCGGCACGATCGGCCGGGTCGGGATCGACCGGCTGGTGGGCACCGTGGCGGACGCGATGCGGGTGGCGGAGGACAAGGGCGTCGAGGACGTCCTGGCGTTCGCCACCTCCGCGGTGCGCGAGGCGGCCAACGGCGAGGAGGTGCTGTCCCGGGTCGAGCGCGAGACCGGGGTGCGGCTGACGGTGCTGTCCGGCGCCGACGAGGCCCGGCTGACCTTCCTCGCGGTACGCCGCTGGTTCGGCTGGTCCGCGGGCCGGCTGCTGGTGCTGGACATCGGCGGCGGCTCGCTGGAGGTCGCCTTCGGCATGGACGAGTACCCCGACGCCGCCGTCTCCCTGCCGCTCGGGGCCGGCCGGCTGACCGGGAGCTGGCTGCCCGCCGACCCGCCCGCCGCCGACGACGTGCGGGCGCTGCGCAAGCACGTGCGGGCCGAGATAGCGCGCGCGGTGCCGGACTTCGCGCGGCACGGGCGCGCCGACCACGCCGTGGGTACCTCCAAGACCTTCCGCCAGCTCGCCCGGATCGGCGGTGCCGCCCGCAGCGCGGACGGCCTGTACATGCAGCGCACGCTGCGCCGCGACGTGCTGGAGGACTGGGTGCCGCGGCTGGCCGCGATGACCGCCGGCAAGCGCGCCGAGCTGCCCGGCGTCTCCGAGGGACGGGCGCGGCAACTGCTGGCGGGCGCGCTGGTCGCCGAGGGCGCGATGGACCTCTTCGAGATCGACGAGCTGGAGATCTGCCCGTGGGCGCTGCGCGAGGGAGTGATCCTGCGCAAGCTCGACGTGATGGTGGGCGAGGTGGCCGGGGCCGCCCGCGACCAGGCGGTCGAGGAGCGGCGCGGCGCCGCCCGCGCCTGA
- a CDS encoding sugar phosphate isomerase/epimerase family protein — protein MTGPSGARVALSTASVYPESTATAFEIAARLGYDGVEVMVWTDPVSQDVEALRRLSDYHRVPILAVHAPCLLITQRVWSTDPWTKLQRARAAAERLGASTVVVHPPFRWQRGYARDFVRGVWRMADETDVRFAVENMYPWRYRDRELLAYAPDWDVTRDDYRHFTVDLSHAATSRSEVLDMAARMGDRLAHVHMGDGNGSAKDEHLVPGRGTQPCAELLGALAASGFGGHVVVEVNTRRAMSSAEREEDLAEALAFTRLHLAGVRVP, from the coding sequence ATGACCGGGCCCTCCGGTGCGAGGGTGGCGCTCTCCACCGCCTCGGTCTACCCCGAGTCCACCGCGACCGCGTTCGAGATCGCCGCCCGGCTCGGCTACGACGGCGTCGAGGTCATGGTGTGGACCGACCCCGTCAGCCAGGACGTCGAGGCGCTGCGCAGGCTGTCGGACTACCACCGGGTGCCGATCCTCGCGGTGCACGCGCCGTGCCTGCTGATCACCCAGCGGGTGTGGTCCACCGACCCGTGGACCAAGCTCCAGCGCGCCCGCGCCGCCGCCGAGCGGCTCGGCGCCTCCACCGTCGTGGTGCACCCGCCCTTCCGCTGGCAGCGCGGTTACGCCCGCGACTTCGTGCGCGGGGTGTGGCGGATGGCCGACGAGACGGACGTCCGGTTCGCGGTGGAGAACATGTACCCCTGGCGCTACCGCGACCGCGAACTGCTCGCCTACGCGCCCGACTGGGACGTGACCAGGGACGACTACCGGCATTTCACGGTGGACCTCTCGCACGCGGCCACCTCGCGCAGCGAGGTGCTGGACATGGCGGCGCGGATGGGCGACCGGCTCGCCCACGTGCACATGGGCGACGGCAACGGCTCGGCGAAGGACGAGCACCTCGTGCCCGGCCGCGGCACCCAGCCGTGCGCGGAACTGCTGGGCGCGCTGGCCGCGAGCGGCTTCGGCGGGCACGTGGTGGTCGAGGTGAACACGCGCCGGGCGATGTCCTCGGCCGAGCGCGAGGAGGACCTCGCCGAGGCGCTGGCCTTCACCCGCCTGCACCTCGCGGGCGTCAGGGTGCCCTGA
- the ilvD gene encoding dihydroxy-acid dehydratase, whose protein sequence is MPELRSRTVTHGRNMAGARALMRASGVANSDIGKPIVAVANSFTEFVPGHTHLQPVGRIVSEAILAAGAVPREFNTIAVDDGIAMGHGGMLYSLPSRDLIADSVEYMVEAHCADALICISNCDKITPGMLMAALRLNIPTVFVSGGPMEAGRATLVDGTVRKLDLINAISDAVNEDVSDEDILRIEENACPTCGSCSGMFTANSMNCLTEAIGLALPGNGSVLATHTARRALYERAGTTVVDLAKRYYEQDDASVLPRSIATPAAFENAMALDISMGGSTNTILHLLAAAQEAQVDYGLSEMDEVSRRVPCLAKVAPNVAPGGTYYMEDVHRAGGIPAILGELYRGGLLNEDVHTVHSPSIKQWLDTWDVRGGSPSAEAVELWHAAPGCVRSAEAFSQSERWETLDTDAAGGCIRDVEHAYSKDGGLAVLRGNLAVDGAVVKTAGVDESIWTFEGPAVVCESQEEAVEKILAKKVVPGDVVVIRYEGPRGGPGMQEMLYPTSFLKGRGLGKVCALVTDGRFSGGTSGLSIGHASPEAASGGTIALVQDGDRIRIDIPGRSMELLVSDEELAARREALNGVYAPRARTRHVSTALRAYAAMATSADKGAVRDITLLER, encoded by the coding sequence GTGCCCGAGCTGAGGTCACGTACGGTCACCCACGGCCGCAACATGGCCGGCGCACGCGCGCTGATGCGCGCGTCCGGCGTCGCCAACTCCGACATCGGCAAGCCGATCGTCGCGGTCGCCAACAGCTTCACCGAGTTCGTACCGGGTCACACCCACCTCCAGCCGGTCGGCCGGATCGTCTCCGAGGCGATCCTCGCGGCGGGCGCGGTGCCGCGCGAGTTCAACACCATCGCCGTGGACGACGGCATCGCCATGGGCCACGGCGGCATGCTCTACTCGCTGCCCTCCCGCGACCTGATCGCCGACTCCGTGGAGTACATGGTCGAGGCGCACTGCGCGGACGCCCTGATCTGCATCTCCAACTGCGACAAGATCACCCCGGGCATGCTGATGGCCGCGCTGCGGCTGAACATCCCCACCGTCTTCGTCTCCGGCGGGCCAATGGAGGCCGGCCGCGCCACCCTCGTCGACGGCACCGTCCGCAAGCTCGACCTGATCAACGCGATCTCGGACGCCGTCAACGAGGACGTCTCCGACGAGGACATCCTCCGCATCGAGGAGAACGCCTGCCCGACCTGCGGGTCGTGTTCCGGCATGTTCACCGCCAACTCGATGAACTGCCTCACCGAGGCGATCGGCCTGGCCCTGCCCGGCAACGGCTCGGTGCTCGCCACCCACACCGCCCGCCGCGCGCTGTACGAGCGGGCCGGCACCACCGTGGTCGACCTGGCCAAGCGGTACTACGAGCAGGACGACGCGTCCGTGCTGCCGCGGTCCATCGCCACCCCCGCCGCCTTCGAGAACGCGATGGCGCTGGACATCTCGATGGGCGGCTCCACCAACACGATCCTGCACCTGCTGGCCGCGGCCCAGGAGGCGCAGGTCGACTACGGCCTCAGCGAGATGGACGAGGTCTCCCGCCGCGTGCCCTGCCTGGCCAAGGTCGCGCCGAACGTGGCGCCCGGCGGCACGTACTACATGGAGGACGTGCACCGGGCCGGCGGCATCCCCGCCATCCTCGGCGAGCTCTACCGCGGCGGGCTGCTCAACGAGGACGTGCACACCGTGCACTCGCCCTCGATCAAGCAGTGGCTCGACACCTGGGACGTGCGCGGCGGCTCCCCCTCGGCCGAGGCCGTCGAGCTGTGGCACGCCGCCCCCGGCTGCGTCCGCTCCGCCGAGGCGTTCTCCCAGTCCGAGCGGTGGGAGACCCTGGACACCGACGCGGCGGGCGGCTGCATCCGCGACGTCGAGCACGCCTACTCCAAGGACGGCGGCCTCGCGGTGCTGCGCGGCAACCTCGCCGTGGACGGCGCCGTGGTGAAGACCGCGGGCGTCGACGAGTCGATCTGGACCTTCGAGGGCCCGGCCGTCGTCTGCGAGTCGCAGGAGGAGGCCGTCGAGAAGATCCTCGCCAAGAAGGTCGTCCCCGGCGACGTGGTGGTCATCCGCTACGAGGGCCCGCGCGGCGGCCCGGGCATGCAGGAGATGCTCTACCCGACCTCCTTCCTCAAGGGCCGCGGCCTGGGCAAGGTCTGCGCGCTGGTCACCGACGGCCGCTTCTCCGGCGGCACCTCGGGCCTGTCCATCGGCCACGCCTCCCCCGAGGCGGCCTCCGGGGGCACCATCGCGCTCGTCCAGGACGGCGACCGGATCAGGATCGACATCCCCGGGCGCAGCATGGAACTGCTCGTGTCCGACGAGGAGCTGGCCGCCCGCCGGGAGGCGCTGAACGGGGTGTACGCACCGCGCGCCCGCACCCGCCACGTCTCCACCGCGCTGCGCGCGTACGCGGCGATGGCGACCAGCGCGGACAAGGGCGCCGTGCGCGACATCACCCTGCTGGAGCGCTGA
- a CDS encoding glycosyltransferase family 2 protein, with amino-acid sequence MRHPRLGVAILTMGTRPAELLALLDSVAAQDTPATRVVVVGNGSPLPDLPEGVAGVELSENLGIPGGRNVAIEALREFGDVDVLVDLDDDGLLVGADVFTRLCALYEADDRLGVVGFRIVDERGRTARRHVPRLRASDPMRGGLVTTFLGGGHGLSMRMLDEIGGWPDPFFYAHEETDLAWRALDARWNVRYAPELVLRHPWTSPTRHAVYYRNLARNRVWLAKRRLPVLLVPAYLGVWAALTVARTRSGAGLRAWCAGFVEGVRTPCPPRRPMRWSTAWRMTRLGRPPLI; translated from the coding sequence GTGCGCCACCCTCGACTAGGTGTTGCCATTCTGACGATGGGAACCCGGCCCGCGGAGCTCCTCGCGCTGCTGGACTCCGTGGCGGCGCAGGACACCCCGGCGACGAGAGTCGTGGTGGTCGGCAACGGGTCGCCGCTGCCGGACCTCCCCGAAGGGGTGGCCGGGGTCGAGCTGAGCGAGAACCTCGGGATCCCCGGCGGGCGGAACGTGGCGATCGAGGCGCTGCGGGAGTTCGGCGACGTGGACGTCCTGGTCGATCTGGACGACGACGGGCTGCTGGTGGGCGCGGACGTCTTCACCCGGCTGTGCGCGCTGTACGAGGCCGACGACCGGCTGGGCGTGGTCGGGTTCAGGATCGTGGACGAGCGGGGCCGCACCGCGCGTCGGCACGTGCCGCGGCTGCGGGCGTCGGACCCGATGCGCGGCGGGCTGGTCACCACGTTCCTGGGCGGCGGGCACGGTCTGTCGATGCGGATGCTCGACGAGATCGGCGGCTGGCCGGACCCGTTCTTCTACGCGCATGAGGAGACCGACCTCGCCTGGCGGGCGCTGGACGCGCGCTGGAACGTCAGGTACGCGCCGGAGCTGGTGCTGCGGCACCCGTGGACCTCGCCGACGCGGCACGCGGTCTACTACCGCAATCTCGCCCGCAACCGGGTCTGGCTGGCCAAGCGCCGCCTGCCGGTGCTGCTGGTGCCCGCGTACCTGGGGGTGTGGGCGGCGCTGACCGTGGCGCGCACCCGGTCGGGGGCGGGGCTGCGGGCGTGGTGCGCGGGGTTCGTGGAGGGGGTGCGCACGCCGTGCCCGCCGCGCCGCCCGATGCGGTGGTCGACCGCGTGGCGGATGACCAGGCTCGGCCGGCCCCCGCTGATCTGA